In Lycium barbarum isolate Lr01 chromosome 9, ASM1917538v2, whole genome shotgun sequence, the DNA window TAATTTCAACTCCCACCAAAAGTTGTTGTGTATCATGGGTTATTCTCTGTAATTTTGTGACTGGTTTTCATTGTTTTCCATCTTTAGCGTAGTGAATTTCAGCTTGCTGGTTATGTTTCATCCTATTATTAGAAACTAGTTTTATGAATTCTTGAATATAGTGCCCACAAAAGTTTCCAGCTTTCTTTACTTTGGTAGCTCAAAGATTGACCTTGTCTATTGCACTACTGGTATCTCATGTTAGTTAATTGCTCTAAAAATGCCAACTTTTTTGTGTATCTTTACTAAATAtgtcaaaacatttttttttttggtttgttttGTTGTGTCTCATGGGTCAAACTTGTCCAGCGCAAGCATTGATTTttaccttcttcttttttttttctcaagaacTGACTGTGTTTTTGTACTGGATTAACAGAGAGGGCACATTAACCCGGCCGTGACATTCGGTCTGTTCTTAGCAAGGAAACTTTCCTTAACCCGGGCAGTTTTCCACATGGTGATGCAGTGTCTCAGTACCATCTGCGGTGCTGGTGTTGTCAAAGGTTTCATGGTGGGTCCGTATCAGAGACTTGGTTGGTGGGGCCAATGTGGTTCAACCCGGCTACATGAAAGGTGATGGCCTTGGTGCTGAGGTTATCGGTACCTTCGTTCTTGTCTACACTGTTTTCACTGTCATTTGATTGTTAGAAAAATAGGAAAACATATTTGAAAAATGGCTTTGAGGCATGGAAGAATCGACTTTCCTTAGAGAGATATTACCAATACAAGCAATTCCTTTCAGGATACAACAAAGCCCATGTTATATCTGCAGATTTTTTTATATGCTACTTCTGGAGTGTCCTTATATTTATAGATTTGAGAGATGACTTTTCATAATAGTCATGCCTTTTCATGAACAGATGCGTCTGTTCAATTTAAGACCTCCAAATATTACAAAATATCTAACAATCCCCACTAGTTTGTAATATTTCTCATAATATTATGCATAGCGGAGATTATCTTATAATAGATTTGAACTTTCCATTAGTGTAAATACTTTAAAGTTCAGACGAAGTTATTGGTATCTTTAAATCTTTGAACCACAACTCCATATGTCAAAACCGAAAATATCACACACATAATATTATTTAGTAGCTTAGAAAAACCCAGTATTATGCTTTAGCACGTTTATGGCCATGCTCATCCTGAATCCATGAATACTTACAAGACCAATCCTCTAAGTCTTGCATGAAGTGACACCACTTCGATATTCATAGGTGAGATTAGCTACTATGTCCCTGTTACTGCAGACATTTACTAATTTGAAGATGAGGAGCATTATTGGCCTTGCTACACTGAAAAATCATCATCTACGTCCAAACTTAGGATTACCAGTGCCATGAATGCATGTACTCTTTCTTAATTATGATTTCCAATGAATCTGATTTCCGTCAAACAGCCACCAAAAACAGTCCGGACTTCTCTTTACCAACATCCGTAAATTTGAATGCAGTATCTTCTTCGTAATGAAATATCTCTTTAagattgttagaaaaataggAAAACATATTCGAAGAAGAAATGGCTTTGAGGCGTGGAAGAATCGACTTTCCTTAACGAGATACTGTTCGTATACATATTGAGAAAAATACAAGTAATTCCCTTCAGGATACAGCAAAGCCCGTGTTATACCTGCAGATTTTTATGTATGCTACTGCTGGAGTGTCCTTATATTTATATCTTTGAGAGATGACTTTTCATAATAGTCATGCCTTTTTATGAACATATGCGTCTGTTCAATTTAAGACCTCCAAATATTACAAAATATCCAATATTGTTGCCATAAGTGCTTTCTTGTCCTACCGATAACTTTATGTTTGTTTCTTTATATTAAAAATTATTTCTTACTGATAATGTACTGGTAATGGATCATCATGGTTATTATTCATGCTACCGGCTCTAGTAAGAGGAAGAAATTTTGATGCAGATTTTGCTAGGATGCCTCTTATTTTGCTTTCTTTAAGTAAAAAATTGTTTCTTACTGATTATGTTGGATCATCATGGTAGCTTTGGTAAGTAGGCTCTTGGAAGAGGGAGAAATTTGGATGCAAATTCTGCAAGgaactttctttttctctcttttaaGGATTACTGTGGTAATAAAATTACCGGGAAAGGTGAACAATCACAAACACTTTTTTGAGCACAAAGAAGTAAAAAGCTCGAACAATCATTCTATGAAGGGGGAGGGTGTGGGGATTTGTGTTGCTCGGGCTCTCCAAAAATATTGCTGCACGTGTTAGATCTTCATAAATGCATTACTTTTGGAGGATCAGGCATGCAATTGTCAACATTTTTATAGAGTCCAAGCAATGTAGGTGGGGATTTTGATCTAGTAGAATGAGTGAAACATACTCTTTGGTCTAGGAAAAATTGATGCCCATACTAGCATGTGCTATTGTGGTTTGTCAGCAAGTGGTGCCTCACACTTTATAGGCGGGAGGTAGCTAGCAAATACCTGGTGGAATAGTTGAGGTGAGCGTATGCTGGCCGATCTCCATTCCATCAATAAGAAAGTCATGCACACACTAGCATGTCTATTGTGGTTTGTGGCTTGTATTCAAGTAGATCCTATATATTAGAAGTGTTCAACGAATTCCCTGTTTCcttcttcgtttttttttttttttttttttttttggggggggggggggggggggtgacacCACTTTCTTTTTAGTCCATCCCAAAATGAATGTCACCTTTCCTTATTCGGCAACTATTTGTGGC includes these proteins:
- the LOC132612308 gene encoding probable aquaporin PIP-type pTOM75; this translates as MGLKRSDGLCSSVVIQGVAWALPLSTALVVSRCPQKFPAFFTLVAQRLTLSIALLVSWWVRIRDLVGGANVVQPGYMKGDGLGAEVIGTFVLVYTVFTVI